In one window of Cytophagaceae bacterium ABcell3 DNA:
- a CDS encoding polysaccharide biosynthesis/export family protein: MLRKVFPYLLLGILIYSCVPHRNIVYLQDGEPPRDTLERQKFEYRVQPGDVLYISVSSYNSQLTDFFNVTAERNSSTAFFYTGYTIDNNGYIHVPVLDSLHVAGMSVQNIQKKLRDEIGEYVTGPNVIVKLVNFKVTILGEVRRPGLYPVEANEYTILEAIADAGDVMELGDRQNVRLVRKEGSRTRIVNLDLTDRALIASPYFYLQPNDVLYVEPLKQKSKRENISAVARVVGILSGLAIVARLVIQTF; the protein is encoded by the coding sequence ATGCTAAGAAAAGTTTTCCCTTATTTATTGTTAGGGATTTTGATTTACTCCTGTGTCCCGCACAGAAACATCGTCTACTTACAGGACGGTGAACCTCCTAGGGATACCTTAGAACGGCAAAAGTTTGAATATAGGGTTCAGCCTGGCGATGTATTGTATATCAGTGTCAGCAGTTACAACAGCCAACTGACGGATTTCTTCAACGTAACGGCCGAACGCAATAGCTCCACGGCTTTCTTTTATACAGGCTATACCATTGACAACAACGGCTATATCCATGTGCCGGTGCTGGACAGCCTTCATGTGGCGGGCATGAGCGTGCAGAACATACAAAAAAAACTGCGGGACGAGATTGGGGAGTATGTGACGGGTCCTAATGTCATTGTGAAACTGGTAAACTTTAAAGTAACCATCCTTGGGGAGGTGCGTAGACCCGGACTGTATCCGGTGGAGGCCAATGAATATACCATCTTGGAGGCCATTGCTGATGCCGGGGATGTCATGGAGCTTGGGGATCGGCAGAATGTGCGCCTGGTGCGTAAGGAGGGTAGCAGGACTAGGATTGTGAACCTGGACCTGACCGACCGTGCGCTTATTGCCTCGCCCTACTTCTACCTGCAGCCCAATGATGTTCTTTATGTAGAGCCCCTGAAGCAGAAGTCTAAACGGGAAAATATCTCTGCAGTGGCCAGAGTGGTTGGTATTCTTTCTGGACTAGCAATTGTGGCCAGACTTGTGATACAAACATTTTAA
- a CDS encoding polysaccharide biosynthesis tyrosine autokinase, producing the protein MKKHSNNIQEGTIDYKQLGMRFASRWYVFVISLAISYGLCELYLRYQENVYQVNSKLLIKDDGKNMRGLGGLDMFGDQKNLHNEIGIIRSFDMMYRVMSELDFDISYYHEGKILTNELYKDAPFRVVPDSGSPQIIQVPFYITILSANTFVLEAEAPNGASLHNLETQQSEGRLEPFTLKKKCTFGEPVSLENTSFTVYLKNPYYQQGDGKNYFYINDRNRLAHQYKNRLQVGPASKESSIINLAVSGPALKKEIDFVNKVAEVYLQSGYDEKVQIASSTISFIDDQITQVSAALKNAEGEMEDFRASHRVMNLGATAEEAYAKLERFENEKSNVLLELKYYDYIQDYVRSNKDMREVVVPSAIGIADPVLNKLIGELIQYKAERTQLEETSTEKNPYLRALDRKIDYTMKSLEESIKNVINGTRVTLKDLNTRITSIERTVNSLPKTERMLLDIQRRFNLNDHLYNFLLERKAEAGITKASTQIDHKILEKASLLNSFKIAPKEDSIKIAFFSLAFLLPIIGIFLRDFLNDKIQSREDIENNTEIPVLGTVGHSRKDSQLVVHEQPKSAIAEAFRSIRVNMQYLGKGQKVIAITSTISGEGKTFTSMNLASVFAISGKKTVLIGGDLRKPRIHQDFKLSNDIGLSTFLAGKAALEEIIHPTGVDCLDIICSGPVPPNPGDLLQVPRMEGLIEALKKSYDHIIIDTPPVGLVADALLLMRYSDVNLYIVRHKYTAKKMLEKVDTLHAEGKLDNVSIIINDLCERDARYGYGYSYGYYTNYGYDASEEKKKLRLKKLFRRNKTQV; encoded by the coding sequence GTGAAAAAGCATAGCAACAACATACAGGAAGGAACCATTGACTATAAGCAATTGGGCATGCGCTTTGCCAGCCGCTGGTATGTGTTCGTGATTTCCCTGGCCATCTCCTATGGGCTTTGTGAACTGTACCTGCGCTATCAGGAAAATGTTTACCAGGTCAATTCCAAATTGCTGATCAAGGACGATGGCAAAAATATGCGGGGACTGGGCGGTCTGGACATGTTCGGGGACCAAAAAAACCTGCACAATGAAATAGGCATCATACGGTCCTTTGACATGATGTACCGGGTCATGTCCGAACTGGATTTTGATATTTCTTATTACCATGAGGGCAAGATCTTGACCAATGAGCTCTACAAGGACGCCCCTTTCCGGGTGGTGCCGGACAGCGGCAGCCCACAGATCATCCAAGTACCTTTTTACATTACCATTCTTTCGGCCAATACTTTTGTCCTGGAGGCGGAAGCCCCCAATGGGGCCAGCCTCCACAACCTGGAAACCCAACAAAGCGAGGGACGCCTGGAGCCCTTTACCCTTAAAAAGAAGTGCACCTTTGGAGAGCCGGTATCCCTGGAAAATACCTCTTTTACGGTGTACTTGAAAAACCCCTATTACCAACAGGGCGACGGTAAGAACTATTTTTACATCAATGACCGCAACCGCTTGGCCCACCAATACAAAAACCGCCTACAGGTGGGGCCGGCCAGTAAGGAGTCTTCCATCATCAACCTTGCGGTCAGTGGCCCGGCCCTGAAAAAGGAGATCGATTTTGTGAACAAGGTGGCGGAGGTCTACCTGCAGAGCGGTTACGATGAAAAGGTGCAAATAGCAAGCAGTACCATCAGTTTTATAGACGACCAGATTACCCAGGTATCTGCAGCCCTGAAAAACGCCGAAGGGGAAATGGAGGATTTCCGGGCCAGCCATAGGGTCATGAACCTGGGGGCTACCGCCGAGGAGGCCTATGCCAAGCTGGAGCGTTTTGAAAATGAAAAATCCAATGTGCTCCTGGAGCTGAAGTACTATGATTACATACAGGACTATGTGCGCAGCAACAAGGACATGCGGGAGGTGGTGGTGCCCTCGGCCATAGGCATTGCCGATCCGGTGCTGAACAAGCTCATCGGGGAGCTGATACAATATAAAGCAGAAAGGACGCAGCTGGAAGAAACCTCCACGGAAAAAAACCCCTATCTGAGGGCCCTGGACCGTAAGATTGACTATACCATGAAGTCCTTGGAGGAAAGCATCAAAAACGTGATCAATGGCACCAGGGTCACCCTGAAAGATTTGAATACCCGGATTACCAGCATAGAGAGGACTGTGAACAGCTTGCCCAAGACGGAGCGCATGCTCTTGGACATTCAGCGTAGGTTTAACCTCAACGACCACCTCTACAATTTTCTCCTGGAGCGCAAGGCGGAGGCAGGCATTACCAAGGCCTCTACCCAAATAGACCATAAAATCCTGGAAAAGGCCAGCCTCCTCAATTCCTTTAAGATTGCCCCCAAGGAGGATTCCATTAAGATCGCCTTTTTCAGTCTGGCCTTTCTCCTTCCCATTATAGGCATTTTCCTGCGGGATTTCCTGAACGATAAGATACAGAGCCGGGAAGATATAGAAAACAATACGGAAATTCCCGTGCTGGGCACCGTGGGCCACAGCCGCAAGGACAGCCAATTGGTGGTGCATGAGCAGCCCAAGTCTGCCATTGCGGAAGCCTTCCGGTCCATACGGGTGAACATGCAGTACCTGGGCAAGGGCCAAAAGGTCATAGCCATTACTTCTACCATTTCCGGGGAGGGCAAAACCTTTACCTCCATGAACCTGGCCTCGGTCTTTGCCATTTCCGGAAAGAAGACGGTGCTGATCGGGGGGGACCTGAGGAAGCCTAGAATACACCAGGATTTCAAGCTTTCCAACGATATCGGGCTGAGCACCTTTTTGGCCGGAAAGGCAGCCTTGGAGGAAATTATACACCCTACCGGGGTGGATTGCCTGGACATTATCTGTTCCGGCCCTGTGCCGCCCAACCCTGGGGACCTGCTCCAGGTGCCGAGGATGGAGGGGCTGATAGAAGCTTTGAAAAAATCTTATGACCACATCATCATTGACACGCCCCCCGTGGGACTCGTGGCGGATGCCCTTCTACTGATGCGGTATTCGGATGTGAACCTATACATTGTCCGCCATAAATATACCGCCAAGAAAATGCTGGAAAAGGTCGATACCCTCCATGCGGAAGGCAAGCTGGACAATGTCAGCATCATCATCAACGATTTATGTGAGCGGGATGCCCGATATGGGTATGGGTATTCCTATGGGTATTATACGAACTATGGATATGATGCATCCGAAGAAAAGAAAAAGTTACGATTGAAAAAGCTCTTTCGCCGGAATAAAACACAAGTATAA
- a CDS encoding oligosaccharide flippase family protein yields MTFTFSGGFFTALLSLLLSPVITRLYAPDAYGVFSLFSAIVLNLSMLGTLRYTQAFVLPKNTKQFRPLFQLTILLGLIYILLIGFSLYSFKALITKTFGLEALGGWYFVIPFVVLLVITNEIVKAYCLRKKLFKLNAGVEVFSSLNAKAISVFFGYFLAGNSFGLIFSDIFSRTTFFIARFSLFTSNRFKRLFRSFSLKKIKSTFFEYSSYPKYVLPGNYINLFSEQLPLFVLGAYFSTAFTGAYGFGGAMLSMPMSLLARSFSSVFLQKGAEVYHSNPDQLAGLTLKLHNRIFYLGLLPISFLIVNADWLFSFVFSTNWEYAGVFVQLMAVVSLFKLSSTSIISVRRLYGKEQHTLYISIVLVVLRTTGLAVGVYMNDPVLVVAGYCTGNLIGYLINNYLILNLLKLKALSIIFKKVLLLGAACSLFYVVKNLISLMF; encoded by the coding sequence GTGACATTCACATTTTCAGGAGGTTTTTTTACAGCACTACTTAGTTTATTGCTAAGCCCTGTTATTACAAGATTGTATGCGCCTGATGCTTATGGAGTCTTTTCTCTTTTCTCTGCAATTGTCCTGAACCTTAGTATGCTGGGTACATTAAGATACACCCAAGCTTTTGTTTTGCCTAAAAACACTAAACAGTTTCGGCCACTTTTTCAACTGACAATTTTACTTGGACTGATTTATATCCTCTTGATTGGTTTTTCTTTATATAGCTTCAAAGCTTTAATTACAAAGACTTTTGGTCTGGAAGCTTTGGGAGGATGGTATTTTGTAATCCCTTTTGTAGTGTTATTGGTCATTACCAATGAGATTGTTAAAGCGTACTGTCTTAGAAAAAAATTGTTTAAGCTTAATGCAGGAGTAGAAGTATTTAGTAGCTTAAATGCAAAAGCAATTTCTGTTTTTTTTGGGTATTTTTTAGCTGGTAATTCATTTGGATTAATATTTAGTGATATTTTTTCCCGTACCACATTTTTTATTGCACGATTTTCCCTTTTTACATCTAATCGTTTTAAGCGACTTTTTAGGTCTTTTTCTTTAAAAAAGATAAAAAGCACTTTCTTTGAATACAGTTCGTACCCAAAGTATGTTTTGCCTGGTAATTATATCAACCTATTTTCCGAACAGTTGCCACTTTTTGTTTTAGGAGCGTATTTCTCTACTGCTTTTACCGGTGCTTATGGATTTGGGGGGGCTATGCTATCTATGCCTATGAGTTTATTGGCAAGATCATTTTCATCTGTTTTTTTACAGAAAGGAGCCGAGGTTTATCATTCTAACCCTGACCAATTGGCTGGTCTTACCCTAAAGCTTCATAATAGAATTTTTTATTTAGGATTGCTTCCAATAAGTTTTTTAATTGTGAATGCCGATTGGTTGTTTTCATTTGTTTTTAGTACGAACTGGGAATATGCAGGAGTTTTTGTTCAGCTTATGGCCGTTGTATCCTTGTTTAAGCTTTCTTCTACTTCCATTATTTCCGTTAGAAGGCTTTATGGAAAAGAACAGCATACTCTTTATATAAGCATTGTCTTAGTTGTTTTAAGAACTACTGGTTTAGCTGTAGGTGTATACATGAACGATCCTGTTTTAGTTGTTGCTGGATATTGTACAGGTAATTTAATTGGTTATTTGATTAATAATTATTTAATATTAAATTTATTAAAATTGAAAGCACTTTCTATAATTTTTAAGAAAGTGCTTTTGCTCGGAGCTGCCTGTAGCCTATTTTATGTGGTTAAAAACTTAATATCCCTGATGTTTTAA
- a CDS encoding polysaccharide pyruvyl transferase family protein, whose product MDKKTIEITGTNFHNKGAELMLQSVVKTFQPLHDQVRLAVHGYQGSYEQKADLKLYSKAVYKRFRNNWLNILNLVPENFLLKQGLTTDKLISAYLDASGFAYTDQFPESFTKNFALKYQKEKKAGKKVILLPQAFGPFTKQETKKHLKILVDSSDLVFARDIVSYNNIIELTGEQSKVKIAPDFTNLTEGLLPENFNIQTKSICIVPNQRMLDKTSKEESKNYIKFISTCIELTISKGYNPFFLVHETSTDLALAEKIKNAVKLEVEIVKESNPIHIKGIIQNCDAVIGSRFHGLVAALSQGVPAIASGWSHKYNMLFKDYDCEELILTPSSSEQNIKEKIDLITDKDHREMLIKKLKQKSNEQKELTRKMWQDVFNVLGVV is encoded by the coding sequence ATGGATAAAAAAACTATAGAAATTACTGGAACAAATTTTCATAACAAAGGAGCGGAGCTTATGCTTCAATCTGTTGTTAAAACTTTTCAGCCATTACATGACCAAGTTCGGTTAGCTGTTCATGGATACCAAGGCTCCTATGAACAAAAAGCAGATCTCAAACTTTACAGTAAAGCTGTCTATAAACGCTTTAGGAATAATTGGCTTAATATTTTAAATTTAGTACCGGAAAATTTTTTACTAAAGCAAGGGTTAACAACTGATAAATTAATATCTGCTTATTTAGATGCCTCCGGTTTTGCCTATACGGATCAATTTCCCGAATCTTTCACTAAAAACTTTGCATTAAAATACCAAAAAGAAAAAAAAGCCGGAAAGAAAGTTATCCTTTTACCTCAGGCCTTTGGCCCTTTTACAAAACAGGAAACGAAAAAACACCTTAAAATACTAGTCGATTCATCTGATTTAGTATTTGCAAGAGATATAGTATCTTATAACAACATCATAGAACTTACTGGGGAACAAAGCAAAGTCAAAATAGCACCCGATTTTACAAATCTAACAGAAGGGTTACTTCCTGAAAACTTCAATATACAGACAAAAAGCATATGCATCGTACCCAACCAAAGAATGTTGGACAAAACAAGTAAAGAAGAAAGTAAGAATTATATTAAATTTATTTCAACTTGTATAGAGTTGACCATTTCCAAAGGGTACAATCCATTCTTTCTAGTTCATGAAACTAGTACCGACCTTGCTTTAGCAGAAAAAATCAAGAATGCTGTAAAGTTAGAAGTTGAAATTGTCAAAGAAAGTAATCCTATACATATAAAAGGAATTATACAAAATTGTGATGCCGTAATTGGTTCAAGGTTTCATGGTTTAGTTGCCGCCTTATCCCAAGGAGTACCTGCAATAGCTTCTGGATGGAGTCATAAATACAACATGCTCTTTAAAGATTACGACTGTGAAGAACTTATTCTAACGCCATCTTCGTCTGAACAAAACATTAAAGAAAAAATTGATTTAATAACAGATAAAGACCATCGAGAAATGTTGATCAAAAAATTAAAACAAAAGTCAAACGAACAAAAAGAATTGACAAGAAAAATGTGGCAAGATGTATTTAATGTTCTTGGTGTTGTTTAA